Proteins encoded together in one Quercus lobata isolate SW786 chromosome 3, ValleyOak3.0 Primary Assembly, whole genome shotgun sequence window:
- the LOC115980163 gene encoding calcium-transporting ATPase 12, plasma membrane-type-like, with amino-acid sequence MSSLNFQQHSKIAICDEESRLNFKTHKQRWRLAYMAIYFIRVLVSLYKKDFNKNGPLLGTLSYVAIEVQPPIHEDSPNAKPVQFLNVARQKLDDMVGDKNSELLKQFGGVKELVLLLETDVKDGIKGDEADLILRQNVFTTNRYQKLPPKGFPSFVLFEVFEDITICILLVCAILSLVFGIKQNGFKDGWYGGGSIVVDIVLVVLVSAVSKFEQSRQFEKHSTKSSDIRVEVVRDERRQPTSIFEVVVGDIVCLKIGDQIPADGLFLEGYSLKVDESSITGESHHIQIDERNPFLLSGTKVMDGFGFMVVTSVGMNTAWGKMMSSTSSDFNEEMQLQARLSKITSHVGKVGLAVAALVFAVLLIQYFKGNTPNDGVNKDNGRKTKFVDVMNSMVGIVAAAVTISMVAIPEGSPVAVTLAYSMKCLMANNVLVRKLSACQTLGSVTTVCTNKTGILTLNEMRVTEFWLGKEAVKDDTYLDISGDIIKLLQQAVGLNTAGTVHKPHSTSLPEIFGCPTEKAILSWAVFDLGMNIEEVKQNNKIIHVEAFKSEKMRSGVLVEKNNGKKIHTHWKGAAEMILAMCSTYYDRTGVLNVIDEEKALQLGTVIKNMGEKCLQCIAFAHKEVVEESGQVIEKLEENGLTLLGLVGLKNPCRPGIRTAVESCTAAGVNIKIITGDSVHTSRAIAFGCGILNPEEDLDSEAVVGGVQFRDYSLEERNEKIDKIRVMARSSPSDKLLMVQCLKEKGHVVAVTGDGTNDAPALKEADIGLSMGIQGTEVAKESSDIVILDDNFISVVTLLRWGRCIYSNIQKFIQFQLTLSITALVINFVAAVSSDKVPLAAVHTLGALALVTEKPIEDLMKQPPVGQLEPLITNIMWRNLIAQALYQVTILLVLQFKGGFIFGLDEKVKSTLIFNTFVLCQVFNEFNARKLEEKNIFEGLLKNKLFLATIGLTIVHQLVMVEFLKRFANTERLDWGQWGACIVLAAFSWPICWLVKCIPVSAKQLANQRDCAS; translated from the exons ATGTCTTCTTTGAACTTTCAACAACATAGCAAGATAGCCATTTGTGATGAAGAAAGCAGGTTGAACTTCAAAACCCACAAGCAGAGATGGAGGTTGGCTTACATGGCGATATACTTCATCAGGGTTCTTGTTTCTTTGTACAAGAAAGATTTTAACAAGAATGGCCCTCTCTTGGGCACTCTCTCTTACGTTGCCATTGAAGTGCAGCCG CCTATCCATGAGGACTCTCCAAATGCCAAACCTGTTCAGTTTCTAAATGTTGCTCGGCAAAAGCTTGATGACATGGTAGGGGATAAAAATTCTGAGCTTTTAAAGCAGTTTGGAGGGGTAAAAGAACTTGTTTTACTTCTTGAAACTGATGTAAAAGATGGTATAAAAGGTGACGAAGCTGATCTTATTCTTAGGCAGAACGTTTTTACTACCAATAGATACCAAAAGCTACCTCCAAAAGGCTTTCCTAGCTTTGTGTTATTTGAAGTTTTTGAAGATATAACTATTTGTATACTTTTGGTATGTGCTATACTCTCTCTCGTTTTTGGTATCAAACAAAATGGATTCAAAGATGGGTGGTATGGTGGTGGCAGTATCGTTGTTGATATTGTTTTAGTTGTTCTTGTGTCTGCAGTGAGTAAATTTGAGCAATCAAGACAGTTTGAGAAGCACTCAACAAAGAGTAGCGATATCAGAGTGGAAGTTGTGAGAGATGAGAGGCGCCAGCCTACGTCAATCTTTGAGGTTGTTGTGGGTGATATTGTGTGCTTGAAGATTGGTGATCAGATTCCTGCAGATGGGTTATTTTTAGAAGGGTATTCCTTGAAGGTGGATGAGTCTAGCATCACAGGTGAAAGCCATCACATTCAGATTGATGAAAGGAATCCCTTTTTGTTATCAGGCACAAAGGTGATGGATGGATTTGGTTTCATGGTTGTGACTTCTGTGGGGATGAACACTGCATGGGGTAAGATGATGAGTTCAACAAGTTCTGACTTTAATGAGGAGATGCAACTGCAAGCACGCCTCAGCAAAATAACATCTCATGTTGGGAAGGTTGGGTTGGCGGTGGCTGCGCTTGTTTTCGCTGTTTTGCTGATTCAATACTTCAAAGGGAACACTCCAAATGATGGAGTGAATAAGGATAATGGCAGAAAGACTAAGTTTGTTGACGTAATGAATTCAATGGTGGGAATTGTCGCTGCTGCTGTCACTATCAGCATGGTGGCTATTCCGGAGGGCTCACCTGTGGCTGTTACTCTGGCTTATTCTATGAAGTGCTTGATGGCTAATAATGTATTAGTCAGAAAACTATCCGCTTGCCAGACATTGGGCTCAGTCACAACAGTCTGCACAAACAAGACAGGCATCCTTACACTAAACGAAATGAGAGTAACAGAGTTTTGGCTTGGAAAGGAAGCAGTGAAGGATGACACTTATTTGGATATATCGGGTGATATTATTAAACTACTGCAACAAGCTGTTGGTTTAAACACAGCTGGTACAGTTCACAAACCACATTCTACATCACTTCCTGAGATTTTTGGTTGCCCAACTGAGAAAGCAATACTTTCTTGGGCCGTGTTTGATTTGGGTATGAATATTGAAGAAGTAAAGCAGAACAATAAGATAATCCATGTAGAGGCTTTCAAATCAGAGAAAATGAGAAGTGGAGTTTTGGTGGAGAAGAACAATGGGAAGAAGATTCACACTCATTGGAAGGGAGCTGCAGAAATGATATTGGCCATGTGTTCAACTTATTATGACAGAACAGGGGTGCTGAATGTAATAGATGAGGAAAAAGCACTGCAACTTGGGACAGTTATTAAGAATATGGGAGAAAAATGCCTGCAATGCATTGCCTTTGCCCACAAAGAAGTCGTAGAAGAAAGTGGACAGGTTATTGAGAAATTAGAAGAAAATGGACTAACATTATTAGGGTTAGTTGGCTTGAAAAATCCATGTCGGCCAGGAATCAGAACAGCTGTGGAATCTTGCACAGCTGCTGGAGTGAATATCAAAATAATCACTGGTGACAGTGTGCATACTTCAAGGGCTATAGCTTTTGGATGTGGGATTCTCAATCCTGAAGAGGATTTGGACAGTGAAGCTGTAGTAGGAGGAGTACAATTCAGAGATTACTCACTTGAAGAGAGAAATGAGAAGATCGATAAAATCCGTGTAATGGCCAGGTCATCCCCTTCTGACAAGCTTCTGATGGTACAGTGCTTGAAGGAGAAAGGACATGTGGTTGCAGTTACAGGTGATGGGACCAATGATGCACCTGCTCTAAAGGAAGCAGACATTGGACTTTCCATGGGGATCCAAGGAACAGAAGTGGCAAAAGAGAGCTCAGATATAGTCATCTTAGATGACAATTTTATCTCTGTGGTGACACTGTTGAGGTGGGGAAGGTGTATATATAGCAACATTCAAAAGTTCATTCAGTTTCAGCTCACATTAAGCATCACTGCCCTTGTCATCAACTTTGTTGCAGCTGTTTCTTCTGATAAGGTCCCATTGGCTGCAGTACACACATTGGGAGCTTTAGCATTGGTCACTGAGAAACCAATTGAAGATCTCATGAAACAGCCACCTGTTGGTCAATTAGAACCTCTTATAACCAATATCATGTGGAGGAATCTGATTGCTCAGGCCTTGTATCAGGTAACAATCTTATTGGTTCTACAATTTAAGGGAGGATTCATCTTTGGTTTGGATGAGAAAGTTAAGAGCACCCTCATTTTCAATACTTTTGTCCTCTGCCAAGTATTCAATGAATTTAATGCAAGGAAACTGGAGGAGAAGAATATATTTGAAGGGTTACTTAAAAACAAACTGTTTTTAGCAACCATTGGGCTAACCATAGTTCATCAACTGGTGATGGTGGAGTTTCTGAAGAGGTTTGCCAATACTGAGAGATTGGATTGGGGGCAATGGGGTGCTTGCATTGTACTTGCAGCATTTTCATGGCCAATTTGTTGGCTCGTTAAGTGTATTCCAGTTTCAGCCAAGCAGTTGGCAAACCAAAGAGATTGTGCATCGTGA
- the LOC115980162 gene encoding disease resistance protein RPP2B-like: MVGIYGLGGVGKTTIAKAIYNRIFYLFDGRSFLENIREKSETNEGIIQLQETLLFDILGNKNLKVGSISRGINMINETLCGKRVLVILDGVDELDQIEKLLGRCDWFASGSRIIITTRDKHLLATFGNGLSTYEVKGLNEHEAFELFNQYAFKRNEPKEDYLELANQVIRNAEGLPLALTIMGADLHGRKKPKWKNSSYEYENFPNKDIQKILKISHEGLDETERDIFLDIACFFNGHYMDYVVDILETCDLYPVSGIPKLIDKCLVTIDQHNKLSMQDLLQQMGREIVRQESPRKPRKRSRLWFYKDGLDLLIENKGSDKIQGIMLCPPKPMKVQLKEQFLKMKNLRLLIIRNLHSSGHLEYLPNELRFLDWPGYPFSSLPTNFCPKKLVALNMSGSRLQKKFKQIFSSETLKYVNFSWCKYIRKLPDLSKAPNIKELDLRYCTNLVEVHDSVGHLEKLEVWELNNCTKLRILPSCLMMKSLSSLTLTGCSSLKKFPDISQEMKCLGKLALHPTGICEFPSSFGNLIGLKSLLLGNHLVHLPSSIYKLQHIERLSLYGDVIFPKDIENDIQPPCKSYEDFPKYVFPSLNYLSLNFFKIRSEIDFILTSFCPFSLESLYITDCNVVTLPKFFGKFERLRMLFIERCNELQEIPRLPKSIIKVLISNCHSLTSQSSSKLFLQFGEILGLPPNIPCLGVRSDISMDPQLSRRISQGDDEYEIILPGHDIPNWFNHQSVGKSISFWIGPEFPTFGLCLAFGMEDDYSDYCYRVDISINETNPYLKVQQRAYINREDRNHSVTQYQSKMTIAQENPARPADSSTDRRP, encoded by the exons ATGGTAGGGATATATGGCCTTGGTGGAGTCGGTAAAACCACAATCGCAAAAGCTATTTATAATAGgattttttatctctttgatgGAAGAAGCTTTCTAGAGAACATTAGAGAGAAGTCAGAGACAAATGAAGGCATAATCCAACTGCAAGAGACACTTCTTTTTGATATCTTAGGGAATAAGAATTTGAAGGTGGGCAGCATATCTAGAGGAATCAACATGATAAATGAAACTCTTTGTGGCAAAAGGGTTCTTGTAATTCTTGATGGTGTGGATGAATTAGACCAGATAGAAAAATTGCTTGGAAGATGTGATTGGTTTGCTTCTGGAAGTAGAATTATTATAACAACAAGAGATAAGCACTTGCTAGCTACTTTTGGAAATGGTCTTTCAACCTATGAGGTAAAGGGATTAAATGAACATGAAGCTTTTGAACTCTTTAATCAATATGCTTTCAAGAGAAACGAACCCAAGGAAGATTATTTGGAACTTGCAAACCAAGTAATACGTAATGCCGAAGGCCTTCCATTAGCTTTAACAATAATGGGTGCTGATTTGCATGgaagaaaaaaacccaaatggAAAAATTCATCATATGAGTATGAAAATTTTCCTAATAAagatattcaaaaaatattgaaaataagtCATGAAGGATTAGACGAAACTGAAAGGGATATTTTCCTcgatattgcatgtttcttcaaTGGACATTACATGGATTATGTTGTGGATATACTGGAAACCTGTGATTTATACCCAGTATCTGGTATTCCAAAACTTATTGATAAGTGTCTTGTGACTATTGATCAACACAATAAATTGTCGATGCAAGACTTGCTACAACAAATGGGTAGGGAAATTGTTCGACAAGAATCACCACGGAAGCCTAGAAAACGTAGCAGGCTATGGTTTTATAAGGATGGTCTTGACCTACTAATTGAAAATAAG GGGTCAGATAAAATTCAAGGCATAATGTTGTGCCCACCTAAACCAATGAAGGTACAATTGAAGGAGCAATTTCTTAAGATGAAAAATCTCAGATTACTTATAATTCGTAATCTACATAGCTCTGGACACCTTGAATATCTTCCCAATGAATTAAGGTTTCTTGATTGGCCTGGATATCCATTTTCTTCATTGCCAACCAATTTTTGTCCTAAGAAATTGGTTGCACTCAACATGTCGGGCAGCCGATTACAGAAAAAATTCAAGCAG ATATTTTCGTCCGAAACCTTgaaatatgtaaatttcagTTGGTGTAAATACATTAGGAAATTACCTGACTTATCAAAGGCCCCAAACATAAAAGAATTGGATCTTAGGTATTGTACGAATTTAGTTGAGGTTCATGACTCTGTTGGGCATCTTGAAAAGCTTGAAGTATGGGAACTCAACAATTGCACTAAACTTCGAATTCTTCCAAGTTGTCTCATGATGAAATCTCTTTCATCTTTGACTCTTACTGGCTGCTCAAGCCTTAAGAAGTTCCCAGATATTTCtcaagaaatgaaatgtttaGGCAAGTTAGCACTACACCCAACTGGTATTTGTGAATTTCCTTCATCATTTGGGAATCTCATTGGACTTAAGAGCTTACTCCTCGGAAACCATTTGGTACATCTTCCAAGTAGCATTTATAAATTACAACATATTGAAAGGCTCTCTCTTTATGGAGATGTCATATTTCCAAAGGACATCGAGAATGATATACAACCACCATGCAAGTCTTATGAAGACTTTCCCAAATATGTTTTTCCGAGCTTGAATTATCTATctcttaatttctttaaaattcgCTCGGAAATAGATTTTATATTGACTTCTTTTTGCCCCTTCTCATTGGAAAGTTTATACATCACCGATTGCAATGTTGTTACCCTTCCAAAATTCTTTGGCAAATTTGAGAGATTGCGTATGCTTTTCATTGAAAGGTGCAATGAACTTCAGGAAATTCCAAGGCTTccaaaaagtataataaaaGTACTTATATCAAACTGCCACTCGCTGACTTCACAATCATCAAGCAAATTGTTCCTTcag TTTGGAGAAATTTTAGGACTTCCACCAAATATACCATGTTTAGGTGTCAGAAGCGACATATCAATGGATCCACAGTTATCTAGAAGAATATCCCAAGGAGATGATGAATATGAAATTATACTACCCGGACATGACATTCCAAATTGGTTCAACCATCAAAGTGTCGGAAAGTCCATATCATTCTGGATTGGTCCAGAATTTCCCACATTTGGTCTATGTCTTGCTTTTGGAATGGAGGATGATTATAGTGATTATTGTTATCGTGTTGACATTTCCATCAATG AAACTAACCCCTATTTGAAG GTACAACAGAGAGCCTACATCAACAGGGAAGACAGGAATCACTCAGTGACTCAATACCAATCCAAAATGACCATTGCCCAAGAAAATCCAGCAAGACCAGCAGATTCTTCTACTGACAGAAGGCCATAG
- the LOC115982203 gene encoding cation/calcium exchanger 5-like: MAFSLLLSLKTTALSLALISTLLFFLLKSQPHTSSFPTIPTRSLLTKPTTSPPPPPPPCSKSHSNTFLNYSCLFTQNPFLSIPSLSLLILLFFYILIKTAQDHFSIVTTKLTNQLNLSPTIGAVTLLALGNGAPDVFASVAAVRGGQYRTGFGAILSAGTFVSAFVVGFVAIYAAPFSLNPVTFVRDVLFYLVAALFLFYVYLSAEIFLWQAVGFVGFYVFFVGIVFWMDFGLGGGRRKVGAEVGLVGEGEVEKGLVEQDCEIGEVSRNLEEVKPRFGFCRALGMISKAWELPVMFLLKLTIPQTTPSEWSRFYASANIVLCPLALLYACNSFMPFDHPIVFLLPQTHFPLWFILLFASSSLAVLHFIIEKEPPKTEQIPVLLIAFVMSVFWISTIAGELLNCLEALGSLLELPPALLGLTVLAWGNSVGDLVADVAVAKAGQPAMAMAGCFAGPMFNMLVGLGTALVIQTADVYPNAYELHFHLGIVTAFVFLLLSLMGSLLVIIWYRFRVPRFWGFCLVGLYILFMAVSLIIAKFSG, translated from the exons ATGGCCTTCTCTCTTCTCCTGTCCCTCAAAACCACTGCACTATCCCTCGCTCTCATCTCCACActcctcttcttcctcctcaAATCCCAACCTCACACCTCTTCTTTTCCCACAATCCCCACCAGATCCCTTCTCACAAAACCAACcacatcaccaccaccaccaccaccaccttgCTCCAAATCCCACTCCAACACTTTCCTAAACTACTCTTGCCTCTTCACCCAAAACCCATTTCTCTCCATcccttctctctccctcctcatcctcctcttcttctatATCCTCATCAAAACCGCCCAAGACCACTTCTCCATCGTAACTACCAAACTAACTAACCAACTGAATCTCTCCCCAACTATTGGTGCTGTTACTCTTTTGGCCTTAGGCAATGGCGCCCCCGATGTCTTCGCATCGGTCGCGGCGGTCCGAGGAGGCCAGTACCGAACTGGGTTCGGAGCAATACTCTCTGCGGGGACCTTTGTCTCTGCTTTCGTTGTTGGTTTCGTGGCAATCTACGCCGCACCCTTTTCGTTGAACCCTGTGACTTTTGTGAGGGACGTGTTGTTTTACTTGGTGGCGGCATTGTTTTTGTTCTACGTGTATCTTAGTGCCGAGATTTTTCTGTGGCAGGCTGTtgggtttgttgggttttatgtgttttttgttgGGATTGTGTTTTGGATGGATTTTGGATTGGGTGGAGGGAGGAGGAAGGTTGGGGCTGAGGTGGGTTTGGTTGGGGAAGGTGAGGTGGAGAAGGGTTTGGTTGAACAAGACTGCGAGATCGGAGAGGTTTCGAGGAATTTGGAGGAAGTGAAGCCAAGGTTCGGGTTCTGTCGAGCTCTTGGAATG ATCTCAAAAGCATGGGAACTTCCAGTCATGTTTCTATTAAAGCTCACTATTCCTCAAACCACACCTTCAGAATGGAGCAGGTTCTATGCATCAGCCAATATTGTTCTTTGCCCCCTAGCTCTTTTATATGCTTGCAATTCATTCATGCCATTTGATCATCCAATTGTTTTTCTCCTTCCCCAAACCCATTTCCCTCTCTGGTTTATATTACTATTTGCTAGCTCCTCGCTTGCAGTGCTTCACTTCATAATAGAAAAAGAGCCCCCAAAAACTGAGCAGATACCTGTGCTGCTCATAGCATTTGTCATGAGTGTGTTTTGGATATCCACTATTGCTGGGGAATTGCTGAACTGCCTTGAAGCACTTGGATCACTTCTTGAATTGCCGCCAGCACTTCTTGGGCTCACAGTACTTGCATGGGGAAATTCAGTGGGGGATCTAGTTGCAGATGTGGCAGTTGCCAAAGCTGGTCAGCCTGCAATGGCCATGGCTGGCTGCTTTGCTGGGCCAATGTTTAACATGCTTGTTGGGCTTGGAACAGCTTTGGTGATACAAACTGCCGATGTTTATCCAAATGCTTATGAGCTCCATTTTCATTTGGGAATTGTGACTGCATTTGTCTTCCTGTTACTGAGCTTGATGGGGTCTCTACTGGTGATTATTTGGTACAGATTCCGGGTGCCtaggttttgggggttttgTCTTGTTGGTCTGTATATTCTTTTTATGGCCGTTAGCTTAATAATTGCCAAGTTTTCTGGGTGA